CGCGATGAGCTGACTCGTCGTCGCCGTCACCACCAGAGCCAGCACCACCGCCAGCGGCAGCGATACCGCCACCGCCAACACGCCCATCGCGTCGCGGAGCAGTTGGTTGGTTGCGAAGCCGACGACGCCGAAGCTCAGCAGCAGGACCATCAGGACGATCGACAGCGGCACCTTCCCCACGCCGACCCACGTCAGCGAGTTCAAGATGCCCGACGGCGTGTCGCCGATGTCGGTGTCCACATCGATGTCCGGCTTCACGACGGCCGCATCGACACCGACGTCTGCATCAAAATCGACATCCGCGTCCAGATCGAGAACCACGTCCGCATCGACATCAAGGTCCGCGTCGACGTCCGCATCCCCGAACGTCCAGCCGGACAGCGAGTAAGCAAACAGGTACGCCAGTGCCAGCCCCAGCGGCACGAGGAACATCAGATTCTGCCAACCCAACAACCACTCGGCCGTCAACGTGCCCCTTTCGTCGTCGCATCACAGTAACGCGGCCGTCCTCGCGGCGAAAGCGCGACACCTCCGTCGGGCGGACGAATCGGGTACAACGTCCAACGTGGATTGGGTTTTCTGGGTGATCGGGGCGATCTTCGTCTTCATGTTCGTCATCGTGCCGACACTCATCGTGTCAGCCATGCGCTTCAACATGACTCGGCCATTCGTCCCGTTCGATGAGTGGAATGCGCCCTTCGCCCAGATCGCGGCCGAACAGGAACACGGCGACTGGCTCGTGCAGCAGGGCTACCGCCTCATCGGACGCGTTGCAGCGATCGAGCAGATTCCAAGTGTCACCATCTGTGTCACCGCCTACGAGCACGTCGCGTTCGGTCGCACGGCCGCCATTCTGCTCGCCTTTGCCGCGGCCGACGAGAAGCTCCTGCCATTGAGCGAGGCCGGACTGGCGATCAATCAGGAGGCACGACCCAACTCCACGGTGCTCGATATCTCGACCGCGTTCGCCGACGGTCTGGTCGTCAACACGCAGCGGACAACGGAGCCGGAGATGTTTCCGGACACCGACACGATCCGAAAGCGGCGATGGCTCGGCATTGACTTCGCGGACTTGCACCGCCTGCACCGGGCCTTCGAGACTGACGCTTTCTCCGAGCGACCGAAGGAGCGAGCGCAGCGGTGCCTTGCGAGCGAGCCACTGCCTCTGGACTCCCACCGCGGGGGGCTTTTGGAGATGACGGGCTACACGACGTCAGGCGCGCTCAAGCAGACCCATACCGGCGTCTACCGAGTGCCGTTCTTCAAGGGCATCGTCGCGGTCTGGTGGCAGCTCCCGCCGCTGAAGTATCTGGTGCCGTGGCGACGACGGCGAGCGACACAGGCCGCATTGGAGAAGCTCGTCGCGGACGCGTCAGACCGACGCGTCGAGGTTCACCGCAAAGTGGTGCGCCCGCTCGCGCCCGAGACAGAACGACTGCTCGAAGAACTTTACAGCGTGGAAGAGGCCGAACTGGTCGAGGAGGACAACCCACCGACCGACGACGCCGTCGCGGCGATGCGCAACTTCCTGGACGAGCAGAGCTAGGTCTTGCTTAAACGCAACCGAGCGATCTACAGCTCACCATCGATCAGCTCCGCGAAGCGCGCCATCAGGTTGCTGGTCACTGGCCCCGGCTGGCCGTCCGCGACCGCCTTCTGCTCCAGACGCGTCACCGGCACAACGCCCATGATGCTGTTGGTGACGAACACCTCGTCGGCAGCCAGCAGCCGATTCACGTCGATCGGCAGACGCTGAACCTTCCTCACCCCTTCTTGCTCCATGACCCACGCCCGAACCGTGCCCGGCAGGACGCACGACTTTGGGTACGGGCACGACCGCTTGACCGCCTCGTCCTTCAAGTCCCCATTCGTCGGCGGCGTGACGAGGGTGCCTTGCTCGACAATGAAGACGTTCGCGATGCTGCCGCACTGCAGGAAGTTGTGGACGTCGAACCACAACGACTCGCCCGCACCACGACGGGCCGCGTCGCGCAGGGCGGCGAACCGGCCGAAGTAGTCGAGCGTCTTGTGCCCGGCCTGGAGGTCGTACGGATTGAGCTTGTGCTCGCTGTTCAGCACGGCCGTCATGCCCTTGTCGCGATACTCCGCGGGCACCGGCGTCATCTCGCCGGCGGTCAGCAGGACGGTGGGGCGGTGGACCTCGCCGTGCAGCGGATCGCGCTCGGTCCGGCCGCGGGTGACGGTAAGACGCAGCCGGGCGTC
The nucleotide sequence above comes from Planctomycetota bacterium. Encoded proteins:
- a CDS encoding aminotransferase class IV; its protein translation is MPSVWLDGELVSEDDARIDPRDGGFLHAAGVFTTMRASGGRVLMLDAHLARLRRSCEALYVPLTYKDDELSKAATSLLEANGLSDARLRLTVTRGRTERDPLHGEVHRPTVLLTAGEMTPVPAEYRDKGMTAVLNSEHKLNPYDLQAGHKTLDYFGRFAALRDAARRGAGESLWFDVHNFLQCGSIANVFIVEQGTLVTPPTNGDLKDEAVKRSCPYPKSCVLPGTVRAWVMEQEGVRKVQRLPIDVNRLLAADEVFVTNSIMGVVPVTRLEQKAVADGQPGPVTSNLMARFAELIDGEL